Proteins encoded within one genomic window of Christensenellaceae bacterium:
- the uvrB gene encoding excinuclease ABC subunit UvrB → MDIFKLHSKYNLAGDQPEAVRSIVEGLSDGLKSQVLLGVTGSGKTFSMANIIKQAGRPALVLAHNKTLAAQLCNEFREFFPENRVEFFVSYYDYYQPEAYIVKSDTYIEKDMSINEEIDRLRHSTTSSLLERDDVIVVASVSCIYGLGAPQEYYDLHISLRAGDKLERSKIIKRLIEIRYERNEIDFKRGSFRAKGDTLDIFPVYYTDKAIRVEFFDDEIERICEFDVVSGKLVGTLKHVAIFPATHYAVGTTKLEEALKRIEKDKETQVKAFEDAGKLLQAQRLSERTSYDIEMMRELGYCSGIENYSRYFDGRSPCEAPFTLLDYFKKDFLLFIDESHITIPQIRGMYNGDRARKDALVEYGFRLNSAYDNRPLNFEEFNARINQVIYVSATPAVYELGLADNVAKQIIRPTGLLDPVVEVHKTENQIDDLIENIHDVVGKGGKILVTTLTKKMAESLTGYLTDFGIKVRYMHSDIDTLERIKIVNGLRRGEFDVIVGINLLREGLDIPEVMLVAILDADKEGFLRSEQSLIQTIGRASRNAEAKVILYADKITGSMKRAMDITAERRKLQDKYNKDHEIVPKTIIKGVGNTLEISGEIEGREKFGRKEIMQEIERLKRFMDMSVKTLDFESAIKLRDRINQLKLQLNN, encoded by the coding sequence ATGGATATTTTCAAACTGCACAGTAAATATAACCTTGCCGGTGACCAGCCCGAGGCTGTGAGAAGCATAGTTGAAGGCTTAAGTGACGGGCTTAAAAGCCAGGTACTTTTGGGTGTGACGGGCAGCGGAAAGACCTTTAGCATGGCAAATATTATAAAGCAGGCGGGCAGGCCCGCTCTTGTTTTGGCGCATAACAAAACCTTAGCGGCCCAGCTCTGCAACGAGTTTAGGGAGTTTTTCCCTGAGAATAGGGTAGAATTTTTTGTGAGTTATTATGATTATTATCAGCCGGAGGCGTATATTGTAAAGAGTGACACTTATATTGAAAAAGATATGAGTATCAACGAAGAAATTGACAGACTGCGTCACTCAACCACCAGCAGTCTTTTGGAGCGCGATGATGTGATTGTGGTGGCCTCGGTTTCGTGTATTTACGGCTTGGGTGCGCCTCAGGAGTATTATGACTTGCATATAAGTTTGAGAGCCGGTGACAAGCTTGAGCGCAGCAAAATTATAAAACGCCTTATTGAAATACGCTATGAGCGAAACGAGATTGATTTTAAGCGCGGGTCATTCAGGGCCAAGGGCGACACGCTGGATATCTTTCCGGTATATTACACTGACAAAGCCATAAGGGTGGAGTTTTTTGACGATGAAATTGAACGCATTTGCGAGTTTGATGTGGTGTCAGGAAAGCTTGTCGGAACACTTAAACATGTGGCGATTTTTCCGGCGACGCACTATGCTGTGGGCACGACTAAGCTTGAAGAAGCGCTGAAGCGTATTGAAAAAGATAAAGAAACGCAGGTTAAAGCTTTTGAAGACGCCGGAAAGCTGTTGCAGGCGCAGCGGCTGAGTGAGCGCACGAGTTATGACATTGAGATGATGCGCGAGCTGGGATACTGCAGCGGGATTGAAAATTATTCGCGCTATTTTGATGGCAGAAGCCCTTGTGAGGCTCCTTTTACGCTTTTGGATTATTTTAAGAAAGACTTCTTGCTGTTTATTGATGAAAGCCATATAACAATTCCGCAAATCAGGGGCATGTATAACGGCGACAGAGCACGTAAAGATGCATTAGTGGAGTATGGCTTTAGGCTAAACTCGGCGTATGACAATCGTCCGCTTAATTTTGAGGAGTTTAATGCGCGTATTAATCAGGTAATTTATGTGTCGGCAACGCCTGCCGTATATGAGCTTGGTCTTGCTGACAATGTGGCCAAACAGATTATACGTCCTACGGGGCTTTTGGACCCTGTGGTTGAGGTGCACAAAACTGAAAATCAGATTGATGATTTGATAGAGAATATACATGATGTAGTGGGTAAGGGTGGAAAAATTTTGGTAACGACGCTGACCAAAAAGATGGCCGAGAGCCTCACAGGATATCTCACGGATTTTGGTATAAAGGTCCGGTATATGCACTCTGACATAGACACACTTGAGCGCATAAAGATAGTTAATGGGCTTAGGCGCGGTGAGTTTGATGTTATTGTAGGTATAAATCTTTTAAGAGAAGGTCTGGACATTCCTGAGGTTATGCTGGTGGCTATTTTGGACGCAGATAAAGAAGGTTTTTTGCGAAGCGAACAATCGCTTATTCAGACAATCGGGCGCGCTTCAAGGAACGCTGAGGCCAAGGTTATTTTATATGCCGACAAGATTACGGGCTCAATGAAGCGGGCTATGGACATAACTGCCGAACGTAGAAAGTTGCAGGATAAGTATAATAAAGACCACGAAATCGTGCCAAAGACCATCATCAAGGGCGTGGGAAATACTCTGGAGATTTCGGGCGAAATTGAGGGTAGGGAAAAGTTTGGCAGGAAGGAAATTATGCAGGAAATTGAGAGGTTGAAGCGATTTATGGATATGTCGGTTAAGACGCTTGACTTTGAAAGCGCGATAAAGCTGAGGGATAGGATAAATCAGCTGAAATTGCAGCTGAATAATTAA